A stretch of DNA from Fusobacterium perfoetens:
AAATAATGGAGATTTAGGAGAAAACAAAGGTATAAACTTACCAGGTGTTTCTGTAAACTTACCAGCTCTTGCTGAAAAAGATATAAATGACCTTAAATTTGGATGCGAACAAGGAATAGATTTTGTTGCAGCATCATTCATCAGAAAAGCTGAAGATGTTTTAGCAGTAAGAAAAGTATTATGTGAAAATGGTGGAGAAAATGTAAAAATTATCTCTAAAATAGAAAATCAAGAAGGATTAAATAACTTTGATTCTATTCTTGAAGTTACAGATGGTGTAATGGTTGCAAGAGGAGACCTTGGAGTAGAAATTCCAGTTGAAGAAGTTCCATTTGCACAAAAAATGATGATAGAAAAATGTAATGCAGCTGGAAAACCAGTTATAACAGCTACACAAATGCTTGACTCAATGATTAAAAACCCTAGACCTACAAGAGCAGAAGCTAATGATGTTGCAAATGCAATCATAGATGGTACAGATGCTGTAATGCTTTCTGGAGAAACTGCAAAAGGAAAATATCCAGTTGAAGCTGTAAAAGTAATGGCAAGAATAGCTGAAAAAACAGATCCATTAATTTATACAAATGTAGATTTTGAAAATGAAGAATCTACAATAACAGAAGCTGTGGCAAAAGGAACAGTAGATGTTGCAGAAGCTCTTGAAGCAAAATTAATAGTTGTTGGAACAGGAACAGGAAGAGCTGCAAAAAGCTTAAGAAAATATTTCCCAACAGCAAGAATCTTAGCATTAACTAACTCTCAAACAACAGCTAATCAATTATTACTAAGCAGAGGAGTTTCATCAGTAGTAGCTGAAAAACCTGAAAGTTTAGACTGCTTCTTTAAACAAGCTGAAAGAGAAGCTGTAGCAAGTGGATTAGTAAAAAGCGGAGATATCATTGTAGTAACTTGTGGAGAACAAGTATATGTTCAAGGAACAACTAACACAATGAAAGTTATCAAAGTAAAATAATAAAAAAATATAATAGTATAAATCTTTGAAATAAGTTAAAATATAATTAATATAATAATATTTTAAAAAATATATCTGCTATCTGTGAGATGGCAAAGAGGAGGAAAAAGGCAATGACAAGAATTATTGATGTAATCGCTAGAGAAATACTTGACTCAAGAGGAAATCCTACAGTTGAAGTTGATGTAGTATTAGAGTGCGGAGCAAAAGGAAGAGCTGCTGTTCCATCTGGAGCATCAACTGGAGCTTACGAAGCTGTAGAATTAAGAGATAACGATAAATCAAGATACTTAGGAAAAGGTGTTTTAACAGCAGTTAAAAATGTTAACACTGAAATCAAAGAAGCTATCTTAGGAATGGATGCTTTAGATCAAGTAAGAATAGATAAAACTATGATCGCTTTAGACGGAACTCCAAATAAAGGAAGATTAGGAGCAAACGCTATATTAGGTGTTTCTCTTGCAGTAGCTAAAGCTGCAGCAGAAGCTTTAGGAATGCCATTATACAAATACTTAGGAGGAGTAAATACTACTGAATTACCTCTACCTATGATGAACATTCTAAACGGAGGATCTCATGCTGACTCTGCAGTTGATGTGCAAGAGTTCATGATTCAACCAGTTGGAGCTTCTAACTTCATGGAAGCTATGAGAATGGGTTGTGAAGTATTCCACCACTTAGGAAAATTATTAAAAGCAAACGGAGACTCTACTAATGTAGGAAACGAAGGTGGATATGCTCCTGCTAAAATAAATGGAACAGAAGGAGCTTTAGACCTTATGGTTGAAGCTATCAAAAAAGCTGGATATGAACCAGGAAAAGACATCACTTTCGCA
This window harbors:
- the eno gene encoding phosphopyruvate hydratase, with the protein product MTRIIDVIAREILDSRGNPTVEVDVVLECGAKGRAAVPSGASTGAYEAVELRDNDKSRYLGKGVLTAVKNVNTEIKEAILGMDALDQVRIDKTMIALDGTPNKGRLGANAILGVSLAVAKAAAEALGMPLYKYLGGVNTTELPLPMMNILNGGSHADSAVDVQEFMIQPVGASNFMEAMRMGCEVFHHLGKLLKANGDSTNVGNEGGYAPAKINGTEGALDLMVEAIKKAGYEPGKDITFAMDAASSEFCKEVAPGKFEYHFEREGGVTRTSEEMVEWYAGLVEKYPIKSIEDGLGEDDWAGWQLLTARLGDKVQLVGDDLFVTNTERLKKGIELKAANSILIKLNQIGSLTETLDAIEMAKRAGMTAVVSHRSGETEDATIADIAVATNAGQIKTGSTSRTDRMAKYNQLLRIEEELGDMAQYKGMDVFYNLSK
- the pykF gene encoding pyruvate kinase PykF, whose translation is MKKTKIVCTIGPKTESKEVLKQLLEAGMNVMRLNFSHGDYEEHGRRISNLREVMAETGMRAAILLDTKGPEIRTIKLEGGNDVSLVAGQEFTFTTDRTVIGNNKIVAVTYEGLTSDLKAGDTVLVDDGLIAMEVKEVSGKEVKCIVKNNGDLGENKGINLPGVSVNLPALAEKDINDLKFGCEQGIDFVAASFIRKAEDVLAVRKVLCENGGENVKIISKIENQEGLNNFDSILEVTDGVMVARGDLGVEIPVEEVPFAQKMMIEKCNAAGKPVITATQMLDSMIKNPRPTRAEANDVANAIIDGTDAVMLSGETAKGKYPVEAVKVMARIAEKTDPLIYTNVDFENEESTITEAVAKGTVDVAEALEAKLIVVGTGTGRAAKSLRKYFPTARILALTNSQTTANQLLLSRGVSSVVAEKPESLDCFFKQAEREAVASGLVKSGDIIVVTCGEQVYVQGTTNTMKVIKVK